AGGGCATCCGGGTGCGGAACCTGCTCGGCGGCTACGAGCTGCCGTGGGACGTGGTCCGGCGGATCCGGTTCGACCAGCACTCGCCGTGGGCGTTCCTGGAGCTGGCGGACGACGAGTCGGTGGCGGTGCTGGCGCTGCAGGCGGCCGACCGGGAGTACGCGGTGCAGGGCGTCCGGGCGCTGCGCGCGCTGCACGCGAAGGCCACCACCCCGGCCTGACCTTTTTCAGGTACCCGCTTCCGGCGTGGTCGCGGTCCGCACGCTCCCGCGGGCACCGGTCGGCCGCGGGCGGCCTCCCTGTCTGTTCCGCGGGTGGTCACCAGAAGAGTCTGTTCCGCGGGTGGTCACCAGAAGATCAAAGGCCGTGGGCCCGGTCCGGGACCGGGCCCACGGGTGATCAGCGGATCTCGTACGCGCGGATCACGGTCTGGGTGACCGTGTTACCCGCCCGGTCGGCCGCGACCGCGCGCAGCGACACGAAACCGGCCGTGCCCGGGTGCCGCAGCTGCACGGCGCCGTTGCGGACGGTCGCCCGCGTCCAGGTGGCGCCGTCGTCGTACGACACCTCCACGGTCAGCGACCGGTTCGGTGCCGCGGCCGAGTTCGCCTGGCCGGCCACCCGCACCGGCACGCTGAACGCACGGCCCTTCGGCGCGACGCCGGACGCGTCGGTCCGCGGCGTGAAGACCACCGTGGACAGCGGCAGCGGCTCGGTGCCGTGCGCGGACGTGAACGTCCAGCTCGCGTCGACCCGGGTGGAGAGCCGGTGCGGCGCGCCCCGCTCGGCGGTCACGTCGAGCCGGTAGGCCGCGGCCTCGGCCGGCACCTCCCACTCGCCGTACGTGCCCTGGAACCGGCGGATCACCTGGCCGTCCCGGGACAGCGTGCTGGTCGCCGACGTGACGACCGAGGTGCCCTCGCGCCCCTCGCCGTCACCGAACAGCGGCGTGCGCGCGTAGACGAGATCGCCGTCACGGGCGATCGCGGTGAACCGGGTGTCCGGCAGCGCCGGCCCGAAGACCGGGCGGTTCCACACCTCGGTGACGGTCCGGCCCGGCCGGTACCCGACCTGCGGCGCCCACTGCTCCGAGTAGTACTGCTCCCAGCCCTCCTCGTTGATCCGCGCGTCCATGAAGTACGGCGCCCAGCGCACCCCGTGGTCCGCGTTGTAGTACTCGGTGCGGCGGAACCCGGCCGGGTACAGCCAGTTCCACGAGGAGCCGCCGGTGAGCGCGTCGTGCATCGGGAAGCTGCCCTTCGCGGCCAGGTCGACCGCGGCCTGCGTGCCGTGCGTGGCCTCCACGGTGGCGAACTCGGACTGCGTCGCCGCGCGCGTGAAACCGGTCGTCATCTTTCCGGGCGTCAGGTAGAACGCCGAGTACAGGTACGGCGTGCCGTTGTACGTGCCGTCCGCGGCCCGCTGCCCGAACCGCGCGATGACGTACGAGTTGTAGTCCGGCGTGGTGACGTCCGGTCCCAGCCGTCCGATGTAGACGCGCTGGTCACCGGCCGCGCCGACGCCGGTGCTGTACCACGTCGATCCGGCCCCGGCCCACAGCGACTCGAGCGAGGCACCCCGGCGCGGCACGGTCACCGTGACCGGCGCGGCGATCCGGGCGTCCAGCGTCAGCGAGCCGGTGCCGGCGTCGACGGTCAGGCTGCCCTGGGCGAGGTGGGTGTCCTCGCCCACGCTCGCGCCGAGCGCGTACTCGCCCTTCGGCAGCCGGATCGTCTCCCCGCTGCCCGGCCAGGCACCGTATCCGGCGCGCCGCGCCTTGTCGATCAGCTGCACCCGGTAGTCGCCGGCCGGTGCGCCGTCCCGGCCGAGCACGGTCAGGCCGACGTCGTAGCTCTCCAGTTCGCGCTGCACGCCGAGCGGCGTGCGCACCACCCGGTCGCCCGCGGTCGCGGTGACCGCGCCGCCCAGGAACCCGTCCGGCAGCTCACCGCGGGTGTCGACGGCGACCCGCACCGAGGCCTCGCCGCCCGCGGGCACGGTCACCGTCGGCGCGGAGAACGAGACCAGCCCGTCCGGGAGGCCGCTGACGCCGAGCGTGAGCGTCACCGCGGCCGCACCGTCGTTGCGGTACGTGAGCGTGGTCGAGCGCACCTCGTCGTCCGCGTGCGGCCACTTCTGGAAGCCGGCGTTGATCACGGCCGGTGCCACGGTGACGTCCTGGGTGATCGCGCGGGCCACGTCGACCCGGCCCGCACCCTGCGCGCTCGCCGGCGTCGACGCGTGCGGCGCGGCGGAGCCGACCAGCACGGACTTCAGCCGGTCGCCCGGCCAGTCCGGGTGCCGCTGGGCCAGCAGCGCGGCGGCGCCGGCCACGTGCGGCGTCGCCATCGAGGTGCCGGACGCGGTGGTGTAGCCCGCGGCCGGCCCCGGGTCGGTCATCTCGACCGCGTCGGTGCTGCGCGCGGCCGCGATGTCCACGCCCGGCGCGGTGATCTCCGGCTTGATCGCGAAGTCGCCGGTGCGCGGCCCGCGGCTGGAGAAACCGGCCAGGTTGCCGGACCTGTCCACCGCGCCGACGGTCAGCGCCGCGTCCGCGGTCCCGGGGCTCTCCACGCTGCCCTCGCCGAACGCGCCGGAGTTGCCGGCCGCGACCACGAACAGCGTGCCGTGCTCCTCGCTGAGCGTCCGGACGGCCGCCTCGATCGGGTCCTCCTCGGGCGTGTCGAATCCGCCGAGGCTCATGTTGACCACGTCCGCGCCCTGCTCCGCGGCCCACTGCATGCCGGCCAGGATCGACGACTCGGGGCAGCCGGCGGCCAGTGCGCAGACCTTGCCGTCGAGCAGCTTCGCGCCGGGGGCCACGCCCCGGAACCGGTCGCCGGTCCCGGCGATCGTGGACGCGACGTGCGTGCCGTGGCCGACCAGGTCGCGGTCGTCCTCCTCGTCCGCGACGAAGTTCCGCGCGGCGCGTACCTGCCCGGTCAGGTCGGGGTGGGTCTCGTCGATGCCGGTGTCCAGCACCGCGACCGTGGTGCCGGTGCCGGTCAGGCCCGCCTGCCAGGCCGCGGGCGCGCCGATCTGCGGCACGCTGACGTCCAGCGACGGGCGCATGACGCCGTCCAGCCAGATCTTGCTGACACCGCCGCGGGCCTGGGCGGACACGCCGGTCAGCGCCGTCCAGGTCGCGCCGCTCGGCGAGGCCTCCATGCGGCTCAGGCCGCCGGGCAGCGAGCCGGCCGCGCGGGCGCCGGGCAGGGCGCCGGCGACCAGCAGCGGCAGTGCCCGGTCGTGGTAGCCGAACTCGACCAGCCGGGTCACGTCGAACAGCCGCGGGTCGACGCGGCCGGCGTGCAGCGGCCCGCGCACGTCGGACGGGATCACCGACACGCGCCCGTGCAGGCGCTCGATGCCGAACCGGACGTGCTCGCGCCCGGCGCCGCGCGCGAGCGCGACGTTCCCGCCCGGGAACAGCGTGACCCGGTCGCCGGTGATCAGCGTGACGGTACGGGCGTCACCGCCGGGCGACGGGGGAGCGGGGGACGGGGGAGCGAGGGACGGGTCGGCCGTCGCCGTGCCGGGGAGCACGGCGACGAACGCGGTGGACACGGTCAGCGCGGCTATCAGACGCCGCAGACGTGATGCACTGTAGACAGTCACACCCCTATGACCCGAGAAGCCGCGAAATGGTTGTTGGTTATGCGCGACCGAATGCGCCGCCGTCCCCGAAGGCCCGGTCGGCGAACCGCGTGCCGATCAGCCGGTGCGTCTCCGCGTCCGGGTGCAGCGCGTCCGGCAGCGGCAGTGCCTCGGCGTCCGCCTCGCCGTACAGCTCCAGGCCGTCGAGGTACCGCAGGTGCGGGTCGGACGCGGCACGGTCCGCGACGATCCGGGCGAGCTCGGCCCGGATGACCCGCAGCGTCAGCTTCCCGGCCGCGACCTCGTCCGGTGAGCCGGTCGCCCGGAAGCTCATCCGTCCCTCGGCCAGCGCCGCCGGGTCGAAGTCGCCGGGGCCGGGCGTCTCCTCGTGGATCGGGCAGAGGATCGGCGACACCACGAGCAGCGGCACCGCCGGGTGGCCCTCGCGGATCGTGTCCAGGAAGCCGTGCACGGCCGGGCCGAACGCGCGCAACCGCATCAGGTCCGCGTTCACCACGTTGATGCCGATCTTGACGCTGATCAGGTCGGCCGGTGTGTCCCGGATGACGCGCGCGGTGAACGGGTCGAGCAGCGCGTTGCCGCCCAGCCCCAGATTGATCAGCTCGACGCCGCCGGCGCGCGCGGCCAGCGCCGGCCAGGTGGCGGACGGCCCGTCGGTGTTGGAGCCGTGGCTGATCGAGCTGCCGTGGTGCAGCCAGACCCGG
This genomic window from Catenuloplanes niger contains:
- a CDS encoding S8 family serine peptidase; amino-acid sequence: MTVYSASRLRRLIAALTVSTAFVAVLPGTATADPSLAPPSPAPPSPGGDARTVTLITGDRVTLFPGGNVALARGAGREHVRFGIERLHGRVSVIPSDVRGPLHAGRVDPRLFDVTRLVEFGYHDRALPLLVAGALPGARAAGSLPGGLSRMEASPSGATWTALTGVSAQARGGVSKIWLDGVMRPSLDVSVPQIGAPAAWQAGLTGTGTTVAVLDTGIDETHPDLTGQVRAARNFVADEEDDRDLVGHGTHVASTIAGTGDRFRGVAPGAKLLDGKVCALAAGCPESSILAGMQWAAEQGADVVNMSLGGFDTPEEDPIEAAVRTLSEEHGTLFVVAAGNSGAFGEGSVESPGTADAALTVGAVDRSGNLAGFSSRGPRTGDFAIKPEITAPGVDIAAARSTDAVEMTDPGPAAGYTTASGTSMATPHVAGAAALLAQRHPDWPGDRLKSVLVGSAAPHASTPASAQGAGRVDVARAITQDVTVAPAVINAGFQKWPHADDEVRSTTLTYRNDGAAAVTLTLGVSGLPDGLVSFSAPTVTVPAGGEASVRVAVDTRGELPDGFLGGAVTATAGDRVVRTPLGVQRELESYDVGLTVLGRDGAPAGDYRVQLIDKARRAGYGAWPGSGETIRLPKGEYALGASVGEDTHLAQGSLTVDAGTGSLTLDARIAAPVTVTVPRRGASLESLWAGAGSTWYSTGVGAAGDQRVYIGRLGPDVTTPDYNSYVIARFGQRAADGTYNGTPYLYSAFYLTPGKMTTGFTRAATQSEFATVEATHGTQAAVDLAAKGSFPMHDALTGGSSWNWLYPAGFRRTEYYNADHGVRWAPYFMDARINEEGWEQYYSEQWAPQVGYRPGRTVTEVWNRPVFGPALPDTRFTAIARDGDLVYARTPLFGDGEGREGTSVVTSATSTLSRDGQVIRRFQGTYGEWEVPAEAAAYRLDVTAERGAPHRLSTRVDASWTFTSAHGTEPLPLSTVVFTPRTDASGVAPKGRAFSVPVRVAGQANSAAAPNRSLTVEVSYDDGATWTRATVRNGAVQLRHPGTAGFVSLRAVAADRAGNTVTQTVIRAYEIR
- a CDS encoding GDSL-type esterase/lipase family protein, which gives rise to MIDANLLRGALEIEHTPHGLLPHRLPSWALAQAAAPHLAMVEAQPSGVRLAFRTTATLIELDTLPTRVAFTGAPAAPDGAYDLLIDGALVARRTADGGDTVAIDMATGAMTHRPGEVATLRFDGLPAGEKDVEIWLPYRERTELRDLRADAPIAPAAESGRRVWLHHGSSISHGSNTDGPSATWPALAARAGGVELINLGLGGNALLDPFTARVIRDTPADLISVKIGINVVNADLMRLRAFGPAVHGFLDTIREGHPAVPLLVVSPILCPIHEETPGPGDFDPAALAEGRMSFRATGSPDEVAAGKLTLRVIRAELARIVADRAASDPHLRYLDGLELYGEADAEALPLPDALHPDAETHRLIGTRFADRAFGDGGAFGRA